Proteins found in one Caldilineales bacterium genomic segment:
- a CDS encoding NAD(P)/FAD-dependent oxidoreductase, with protein sequence MSSRSPARIVVIGAGVGGLSAAAALARAGLDVTVLEAHVYPGGCAGTFYHQGYRFEAGATLAGGFYPGGPMDLVAGAAGLASWPAHPADPALIVHLPDGQRIIRWGDERRQTEHERAFGPESNAFWRWQERTADALWDFALRLPPWPPQAPAHLLDLARQGLDWLAAAPTARLHPALLAGAFLPLSAYLGRASEAMRLFIDGQLLIAAQTTAAHANALYAAAALDLPRRGVVHLQGGMGAIAASLVTAIRNHGGRVEFRQEAQQIRLEQGRPVGVKTRRGDFPADLVIANLPPWNIGPLLGDAAPARLRRSPSLPQDAWGAFMVYVGFDDALAPADLPLHHQVIVRRPLAEGNTAFLSLSPAWDASRAPAGRRALTISTHTALQPWWELHQHDPAAYAAHRQAYTDRLLSAAERVLPGLRQVADLILPGTPVTFQRFTRRRQGWVGGFPQTNLFRTWPPQLAPGLWMVGDSIFPGQSTAAVALGGLRVARAAARSLGVEIDLRAPAGAIVPAPLIAPALS encoded by the coding sequence ATGTCCAGCCGCAGCCCCGCCCGTATCGTCGTCATCGGCGCCGGCGTGGGTGGCCTCAGCGCCGCCGCCGCCCTGGCCCGCGCCGGCCTGGATGTCACCGTCCTCGAAGCCCATGTCTACCCCGGCGGTTGCGCCGGGACCTTCTACCACCAGGGCTATCGCTTCGAGGCCGGGGCCACCCTTGCCGGCGGCTTCTACCCCGGCGGCCCCATGGATCTGGTCGCCGGCGCCGCCGGCCTGGCCTCCTGGCCCGCCCATCCCGCCGACCCGGCCCTGATCGTCCACCTGCCCGACGGTCAACGAATTATCCGCTGGGGCGATGAACGCCGCCAGACCGAACACGAGCGCGCCTTCGGGCCAGAGTCCAACGCCTTCTGGCGCTGGCAGGAGCGCACGGCCGATGCCCTGTGGGATTTCGCCCTGCGGCTGCCGCCCTGGCCGCCACAAGCGCCCGCCCACCTGCTCGATCTGGCGCGGCAGGGCCTGGACTGGCTGGCCGCCGCGCCCACCGCCCGCCTTCATCCCGCGCTGCTGGCCGGCGCCTTCCTGCCGCTGTCGGCCTATCTGGGTCGAGCCTCCGAGGCCATGCGGCTGTTCATCGATGGCCAGCTTCTCATCGCCGCCCAAACCACCGCCGCCCACGCCAACGCCCTCTATGCCGCCGCCGCCCTGGACTTGCCCCGCCGCGGGGTCGTCCACCTGCAAGGTGGCATGGGCGCCATCGCCGCCAGCCTGGTCACGGCCATCCGCAACCACGGCGGCCGGGTCGAGTTCCGGCAAGAGGCGCAGCAGATCCGCCTGGAGCAGGGCCGGCCGGTCGGCGTCAAAACCAGGCGGGGCGATTTCCCCGCCGACCTGGTCATCGCCAACCTGCCGCCGTGGAACATCGGCCCCCTGCTCGGCGACGCCGCCCCCGCCCGCCTGCGCCGCTCGCCCTCGCTGCCGCAAGACGCCTGGGGCGCCTTCATGGTCTATGTTGGCTTCGACGACGCCCTGGCGCCCGCCGATCTGCCCCTGCACCACCAGGTCATCGTCCGCCGGCCGCTGGCCGAGGGCAACACCGCCTTCCTCTCCCTCAGCCCGGCCTGGGATGCAAGCCGCGCTCCAGCCGGGCGCCGCGCCCTCACCATCAGCACCCACACCGCCTTGCAGCCCTGGTGGGAGCTGCACCAACACGACCCCGCCGCCTACGCCGCCCACCGCCAGGCCTACACCGACCGCCTGCTGAGCGCTGCCGAGCGCGTCCTGCCCGGTCTGCGCCAGGTTGCCGACCTTATCCTGCCCGGCACCCCCGTCACCTTCCAGCGTTTCACCCGCCGGCGGCAGGGCTGGGTGGGCGGCTTCCCCCAGACCAACCTGTTCCGCACCTGGCCGCCGCAGCTGGCGCCCGGCCTGTGGATGGTTGGCGACAGCATCTTCCCCGGCCAATCCACCGCTGCCGTGGCCCTGGGCGGGCTGCGCGTGGCGAGGGCGGCGGCCCGGTCGTTGGGCGTCGAGATCGACCTGCGCGCCCCTGCCGGCGCCATCGTCCCGGCGCCGCTCATCGCCCCCGCCCTGTCATGA
- a CDS encoding HAMP domain-containing histidine kinase translates to MSLRLRLTLWYSTLLAVLLALIAVISLALVRASVLADVNNEIQRKGDQIASVLEMGAPSAPMSSLLESAISDSFAPEMYVLVRKLDRRVVYRSTNLANRLIPLPDPQFEQATQGRNGFYSLSFQRPNDLRVYFRPVHFGGDIIGIVQIGRTLATEQAILRRLTISLFWICAAALALAAGVGYWLAGVALRPIQQATATALEITRTGRLDRRVPVSRARQDEIGALISTFNEMLVRLQELFERQRRFSGDISHELRTPLTAILGNTTLLKRGAALPPEEQADMLDEIEAEAQHMRRLITDLLLLAQADAGLAIQHERVELNALLQDVYRQAQRRAGDRNLSIVHQEPAPNLPVVVLGDADRLRQALVNLVENAIRYTPPTGRIDLSLRIIGGQAEIAVSDSGQGIAPEDLPHIFDRFYRADKARTRADGGAGLGLSIVHWVVEAHWGEIAVESTPGEGSTFRIRLPLAERAPAAGPVAPPA, encoded by the coding sequence ATGTCGCTCCGGCTTCGCCTCACCCTTTGGTATAGCACGCTCCTCGCCGTGCTCCTGGCGCTGATCGCCGTCATCTCGCTGGCGCTGGTGCGCGCCAGCGTCTTGGCTGATGTGAACAATGAAATCCAACGCAAGGGCGACCAGATCGCCAGCGTGCTGGAAATGGGTGCGCCTAGCGCCCCCATGTCCAGCCTCTTGGAGTCAGCCATCAGCGATTCGTTTGCCCCCGAGATGTATGTGCTGGTGCGGAAACTCGACCGGCGCGTGGTCTACCGTTCGACCAACCTGGCCAACCGGCTGATTCCACTGCCTGACCCGCAGTTCGAACAGGCCACGCAAGGGCGCAATGGCTTCTACTCGCTTTCATTCCAGCGGCCCAACGACCTGCGTGTCTATTTCCGGCCCGTCCACTTTGGCGGCGACATCATTGGCATCGTCCAGATCGGTCGCACCCTGGCCACCGAGCAAGCCATCCTCCGGCGGCTGACCATCAGCCTGTTCTGGATCTGCGCCGCGGCCCTGGCCCTGGCTGCGGGTGTGGGCTACTGGCTGGCGGGCGTGGCTTTGCGCCCCATCCAGCAGGCCACCGCCACTGCCCTCGAGATCACCCGCACCGGGCGGCTGGACCGCCGCGTTCCCGTCAGCCGCGCCCGCCAGGATGAGATCGGCGCCCTCATCAGCACCTTCAACGAAATGCTGGTGCGGCTGCAAGAGCTGTTCGAGCGCCAACGGCGCTTTTCCGGCGACATCAGCCACGAACTCCGCACCCCCCTCACCGCCATCCTCGGCAACACCACCCTCCTCAAGCGCGGGGCCGCGCTCCCGCCCGAAGAGCAGGCAGACATGCTGGACGAGATCGAAGCCGAAGCCCAGCACATGCGCCGCTTGATCACCGACCTCCTCCTCCTGGCCCAGGCCGACGCCGGTCTCGCCATCCAGCACGAGCGGGTGGAGTTGAACGCCCTCTTGCAGGATGTCTATCGCCAGGCCCAACGCCGCGCCGGCGACCGCAACCTGAGCATCGTCCACCAAGAACCGGCCCCCAACCTACCGGTTGTCGTCCTCGGCGACGCCGACCGTCTGCGCCAGGCCCTGGTCAATCTGGTCGAGAACGCCATCCGCTACACGCCGCCCACAGGCCGGATCGACCTCAGCCTGCGAATCATCGGCGGGCAGGCCGAGATCGCCGTCAGCGACAGCGGCCAGGGCATCGCCCCCGAAGACCTGCCGCACATTTTCGACCGTTTCTACCGCGCCGACAAAGCCCGCACCCGCGCCGATGGTGGGGCCGGGCTGGGGCTTTCGATTGTGCATTGGGTGGTGGAGGCGCACTGGGGCGAGATCGCCGTCGAATCCACGCCGGGCGAAGGCTCCACCTTCCGTATCCGGCTGCCGCTGGCCGAGCGCGCCCCCGCCGCCGGCCCCGTCGCACCCCCGGCATGA
- a CDS encoding class I SAM-dependent methyltransferase produces the protein MTLTPALVRWLQGDEAAPWLAELSARPPADAELLPTLDRLRRHLPSDRAAALVETARLRQRAAAKFPPTARRMFFSRPALEQASPAAVAAHTARRFASMDWVADLGCGLGGDSLALAAAGPNVLAVDSDLLALALAQANARALAPPGRLHLVLGDVTRPAWRAPAAWADPGRRTDAGRIFDPDRLQPPLAALLALHEATPHLGIKLMPGLPHAAIPPGAEAEWISLDGELKEAVLWFGDLAGAPVRRATLLPAGVEITAGGAQAAVRPPGGWLYEPDPAVIRAGAVGDLAVQIGLWQVDPDIAYLSGDDLHPTPFARAWAILEHLPFDLKALNRRLRALGGQVVAVKKRGSPLDPESFRRRLFHQPGGRPLVVVVTRVGGRPWVLIGEERQGVVVER, from the coding sequence ATGACCCTCACCCCGGCCCTGGTGCGCTGGCTGCAAGGCGACGAAGCCGCCCCCTGGCTGGCCGAACTCAGCGCCCGCCCCCCTGCCGACGCCGAGCTTCTGCCCACCCTCGACCGGCTGCGCCGCCATCTCCCGTCCGACCGCGCCGCCGCCCTGGTCGAGACCGCCCGCCTGCGCCAGCGCGCCGCCGCCAAATTCCCGCCGACGGCCAGGCGCATGTTCTTCAGCCGCCCCGCCCTGGAACAGGCCAGCCCCGCCGCCGTCGCCGCCCACACCGCCCGGCGCTTCGCCAGCATGGACTGGGTAGCCGATCTGGGCTGCGGCTTGGGCGGCGATAGCCTGGCCCTGGCCGCCGCCGGCCCGAACGTCCTGGCGGTGGACTCGGACCTGCTGGCCCTGGCCCTGGCGCAGGCCAACGCCCGCGCCCTGGCCCCGCCCGGCCGCCTGCACCTTGTCCTCGGCGATGTCACCCGCCCGGCCTGGCGCGCCCCCGCCGCCTGGGCCGACCCCGGCCGTCGCACTGACGCCGGCCGCATCTTCGACCCCGACCGCCTGCAGCCGCCCCTGGCCGCCCTGCTCGCCCTGCATGAGGCGACCCCCCACCTGGGGATCAAGCTCATGCCCGGCCTGCCTCATGCCGCCATCCCGCCCGGCGCCGAAGCCGAGTGGATCAGCCTGGACGGCGAACTGAAAGAAGCGGTGTTGTGGTTCGGCGACCTGGCCGGCGCGCCCGTCCGCCGGGCCACGCTCCTCCCGGCCGGCGTCGAGATCACGGCCGGCGGGGCGCAGGCGGCGGTGCGACCTCCGGGCGGCTGGCTGTACGAACCCGACCCGGCTGTGATCCGGGCAGGGGCGGTGGGCGACCTGGCCGTGCAGATCGGCCTCTGGCAGGTCGACCCCGACATCGCCTATCTCTCTGGCGATGACCTGCACCCCACCCCCTTCGCCCGCGCCTGGGCCATCCTCGAACACCTCCCCTTCGATCTCAAGGCCCTCAACCGGCGCCTGCGCGCCCTGGGCGGCCAGGTGGTGGCCGTGAAGAAGCGCGGCTCACCCCTCGACCCCGAATCCTTCCGCCGCCGCCTGTTCCATCAGCCCGGCGGGAGGCCGTTGGTGGTGGTGGTCACGCGGGTGGGGGGCAGGCCGTGGGTGTTGATCGGCGAAGAAAGGCAGGGGGTGGTAGTTGAACGGTGA
- a CDS encoding type II toxin-antitoxin system RelE/ParE family toxin, translating into MVFIETPLFTKLVSDYLSDEEYAELQQVILLRPEAGTVIPGSGGLRKLRWAVGQQGKRGGLRVIYYWVTADSIIYLLFLYRKNEQEDLTPDQLSVLRRLIKEYLT; encoded by the coding sequence ATGGTTTTCATCGAAACGCCGCTATTCACCAAGTTGGTGTCCGATTATTTGAGCGATGAGGAATACGCCGAATTGCAGCAAGTGATATTGCTGCGTCCAGAAGCCGGAACAGTCATCCCGGGTAGTGGCGGTCTTCGCAAACTCCGGTGGGCAGTCGGACAACAAGGCAAGAGAGGTGGGTTGCGCGTGATTTATTACTGGGTGACAGCCGACTCGATCATCTACCTCTTGTTTCTCTATCGAAAGAATGAACAAGAGGACTTGACACCCGATCAACTTAGCGTTTTGCGCCGTTTGATCAAGGAGTACCTGACATGA
- a CDS encoding helix-turn-helix domain-containing protein, whose translation MNEQDFAMLVESVKQAGAIRRGALAPGRTFEFSPLDVKAIRTRLQKSQTEFAQMIGVSVATLQNWEQGRRKPEGPARALLQVALRNPEAVAEALSGEATVA comes from the coding sequence ATGAATGAACAAGATTTCGCAATGCTCGTCGAAAGTGTCAAACAAGCAGGCGCCATCCGCCGTGGCGCGCTTGCGCCTGGACGCACCTTCGAGTTTTCGCCGCTCGATGTCAAAGCAATCCGTACCCGCCTGCAGAAGTCGCAGACTGAGTTTGCACAGATGATTGGCGTGAGCGTCGCCACCCTCCAAAACTGGGAGCAAGGGCGACGCAAACCGGAAGGCCCGGCCCGTGCGTTGCTGCAAGTGGCGCTTCGGAATCCGGAAGCGGTCGCCGAAGCACTGTCCGGCGAAGCGACGGTTGCCTGA
- a CDS encoding nicotinamide-nucleotide amidohydrolase family protein: MASLSAVSLFEVSVHIGRLLLTRGLTIALAESCTGGLLASALTDVAGSSAYVLGGVVSYSNEAKMRLLGVHESTLLAHGAVSPQAAAEMAQGARRLFGSDLAVAVTGIAGPGGGTVEKPVGLVYLHLAGQDAGWGERHVWPYDRLGNKLASAAAGLGMVGRFLGERVESGDWRLAGGDWRLEIGGQPVVVEASWRQGRWRVGAVWLAGQRREVVGQGRQGPEADGMTSVMVELASGARLELWVDVGRGEWRVGRVWEVERAV; encoded by the coding sequence ATGGCCTCGCTCTCAGCAGTATCGCTGTTTGAAGTAAGCGTCCACATCGGCCGCCTCCTGCTCACCCGCGGCCTCACCATCGCCCTGGCCGAATCCTGCACCGGCGGGTTGCTGGCCAGCGCCCTGACCGATGTGGCCGGCAGCTCGGCCTATGTGTTGGGCGGCGTCGTCTCCTACAGCAACGAGGCCAAGATGCGGCTGCTGGGCGTGCACGAGAGCACACTGCTGGCCCACGGCGCCGTCAGCCCGCAGGCGGCAGCAGAGATGGCGCAGGGGGCGCGGCGGCTGTTCGGCAGCGACCTGGCCGTGGCCGTGACGGGCATCGCCGGGCCGGGCGGGGGGACGGTGGAGAAGCCGGTGGGGCTGGTCTATCTCCACCTGGCCGGCCAGGACGCCGGCTGGGGCGAGCGCCATGTCTGGCCTTACGACCGCCTGGGCAATAAACTGGCGTCGGCGGCGGCGGGGTTGGGGATGGTGGGGCGGTTTTTGGGGGAGAGGGTGGAGAGTGGGGATTGGAGATTGGCGGGTGGAGATTGGAGATTGGAGATTGGGGGCCAGCCGGTGGTGGTGGAGGCGAGTTGGCGCCAGGGGAGGTGGCGGGTGGGGGCGGTGTGGCTGGCGGGGCAGCGGCGGGAAGTGGTGGGGCAGGGGCGGCAGGGGCCGGAGGCGGACGGGATGACCAGCGTCATGGTCGAGTTGGCCAGCGGGGCGCGCCTCGAGTTGTGGGTGGATGTAGGGCGGGGGGAGTGGCGGGTGGGGAGGGTGTGGGAGGTGGAGAGGGCGGTGTAG